From the Pongo pygmaeus isolate AG05252 chromosome X, NHGRI_mPonPyg2-v2.0_pri, whole genome shotgun sequence genome, one window contains:
- the OTUD6A gene encoding OTU domain-containing protein 6A codes for MDDPKSEQQRILRRHQRERQELQAHIQSLKNSVPKTDKTKRKQLLQDVARMEAKMAQKHRQELEKFQDDSSIESVVEDLAKMNLENRPPRSSKAHRKRERMESKERERQESIFQAEMTERLASFKREEEEKLTAILGARGLEMKAIPADGHCMYRAIQDQLVFSVSVEMLRCRTASYMKKHVDEFLPFFSNSETGDSFGYDDFMIYCDNIVRTAAWGGQLELRALSHVLKTPIEVIQADSPTLVIGEEYVKKPIILVYLRYAYSLGEHYNSVTPLEAGAAGGVLPRLL; via the coding sequence ATGGATGATCCGAAGAGTGAACAGCAGCGCATACTGCGCCGCCACCAACGCGAGAGGCAGGAGCTGCAGGCCCACATCCAGAGCTTAAAAAACTCGGTCCCCAAGACCGACAAGACGAAAAGAAAGCAGTTGCTCCAAGACGTGGCCCGCATGGAGGCCAAGATGGCTCAGAAGCACCGGCAGGAGCTGGAGAAGTTCCAGGACGACAGTAGCATTGAATCTGTCGTCGAAGACCTGGCCAAGATGAATCTGGAAAACCGGCCTCCGCGCTCCTCCAAAGCCCACAGAAAGCGAGAAAGAATGGAGTCCAAGGAGAGGGAACGCCAGGAGAGCATCTTCCAGGCCGAGATGACGGAGCGCCTGGCCAGCTTCAAGCGCGAGGAGGAGGAGAAGCTCACTGCCATCCTGGGAGCCAGGGGTCTGGAGATGAAAGCGATCCCGGCCGACGGCCACTGCATGTACCGCGCCATCCAAGACCAGCTGGTGTTCAGCGTGTCTGTGGAGATGCTGCGCTGCCGCACCGCCAGCTACATGAAGAAGCACGTCGACGAGTTCCTGCCCTTCTTCAGCAACTCCGAGACCGGCGACTCCTTCGGCTACGACGACTTCATGATCTACTGCGACAACATCGTGCGCACCGCAGCATGGGGAGGCCAGCTGGAGCTGAGGGCCCTGTCGCACGTCCTGAAGACCCCCATCGAGGTGATCCAGGCCGACTCGCCCACCTTGGTCATCGGGGAGGAGTATGTCAAGAAGCCGATCATCCTGGTCTACCTGCGCTACGCCTACAGCCTCGGCGAGCACTACAACTCCGTGACACCGCTCGAGGCCGGCGCCGCCGGGGGCGTGCTCCCACGTCTCCTGTAG